The sequence AAAAGTTCGGTAGTATCTTTGTCAGTACATGTTTTCCCGTTTAGCCGTTGGAACCCTTCCTTTCAAATGGCAGTTATATATACCTATGAGGCTTGAGTTTTTCCCTCCATGCTGTGCAGCGAGTTCAAATTCTAGTAGCCGTTGCCTCCTTTTGATTTACGCACATTATCCATCCGGGCTCCCAGTTCATCTGATATTGTGGTATGGATCCCTCGTATCAATCAGATATTGCATCGAACACCTGGTGTGCCTGATGCTGTTGTCAGGTCTTGCGGGAATGCGGTTGCATCCGCTGATGTGGAGAGAACCACATGCGTCGGTGGGAAAATTTTGGTGGCTCCCCAAAGTGGTAAACTTTATAGCCTCACACATAGCTGTTAATTGACTTCTTTACATGGCTAATGATGCCTCTCCAATTATCTTGTCGTCTTTGGGACAGCTGTGATATGGGGCTTAGCGGTGCCAACACGCCAAAGGCCCGCTATGGCCACCGCCCGGTCCCGTTACCCATCTCATTCATCGAGTTGCATCGCGTCGGATCGCGCCCCTGCCAGCGGTGCTGTGATACCAATTAATCAATGATGGACTCCGATCCGCCATCGTTGGATTGCAAAATGCGGCCCACTCCATGCGCTTGCGAGTCACTGATCTCCTAAAAGCATTGAATCTGATCCGAGACGTGTTTCTCCCAAGTCTGACTGCGGTGGCTGCATTCAACTATATAATTGCAGTACTTCAGAAATACTCAAACCGTGATACTTACGACGAAAGGGGACATATCTGTAAATTTGCATAAATTGTACGTCGCAAGCGGCGTCAGAAACGTGACACGAGACTCACATGCTTGACATGTTGATTCCATGGATGTAGGTCTTCCTCCTTAGCCGCGATCTGTTGGGTTCAACCTGACCCGGAAGAAGATAAGCGGTCGGGCTCCATGGGCATGGCGCGGAGAAACGAACGGCCCCGGGGCGACAACCCAGGATAAGGAGGTGCTCGCATCTCCTCCGCTGCTGCACATGGCGTCTGCGTCTCTCACGAGCCTGCTCCTCCCTCCTGCTTCCGGGTCCCTGCTTCGCTCGCCTGACCGTCgcgtgcggcggcaggcgtccatCAAGTGCAAGGCGAAGGACGCcgggagcagcagcggcggcgggggcGGGGGTCTCGAGATCGCGGTGGCGGCGGGCGGCCTGCTGTCGTGCCCGGTGATCGGAGTCTCCCTGTACACGCTGAAGACCACGGGCTGCGGGCTGCCGCCGGGTCCCGGCGGGTCGTTCGGGGCGGCGGAGGGGGTGAGCTACCTGGTGGTGGCGGGCATCGTGGGGTGGTCGCTCTACACCAAGACCAAGACCGGGTCGGGACTGCCCGCGGGGCCGTACGGCCTCCT comes from Musa acuminata AAA Group cultivar baxijiao chromosome BXJ3-3, Cavendish_Baxijiao_AAA, whole genome shotgun sequence and encodes:
- the LOC135633653 gene encoding uncharacterized protein LOC135633653, coding for MASASLTSLLLPPASGSLLRSPDRRVRRQASIKCKAKDAGSSSGGGGGGLEIAVAAGGLLSCPVIGVSLYTLKTTGCGLPPGPGGSFGAAEGVSYLVVAGIVGWSLYTKTKTGSGLPAGPYGLLGAAEGLSYLAALAVIVVFGLQFLERGYIPGPLPGDQCFG